Proteins encoded in a region of the Paenibacillus sp. E222 genome:
- a CDS encoding ketopantoate reductase family protein: MIIDVVGSGSLGLLYGGKLQDAGNEVRFWTRTAEQANKLSLEGFKVIEREKTIQISSEHIQVKPITELTRVWEHSPGDWLLLMVKQTAIQDVIRELGPLEARVMNIACFQNGVGHLDYVQSNMPHSNVYSVITTEGAKRQQDGVIRAGIGETWLGKSADVRISSLTPMDQNEPIRLQGLLQQAGFGCTVSNEIDKLIYRKLLINAVINPLTAIWRIPNGELITREERIRFMRQLYDEALAVYEGSGILIDGDVWEQILSVCRSTASNTSSMLSDVLHGQQTEVQSINGQIVSMACRCGLFAPTHEVLLHLIEGMQPEGVS, translated from the coding sequence ATGATCATTGACGTTGTAGGATCAGGGTCACTGGGTCTTTTGTATGGAGGAAAGCTTCAGGACGCAGGCAACGAGGTTCGATTTTGGACCAGAACAGCTGAGCAGGCAAATAAACTGAGTTTAGAAGGATTTAAGGTCATTGAACGAGAGAAAACCATCCAGATATCATCTGAGCATATCCAGGTAAAACCGATTACGGAGTTAACCCGAGTGTGGGAACACTCGCCTGGAGATTGGCTACTATTAATGGTGAAACAGACAGCGATACAGGATGTTATACGTGAACTTGGTCCATTGGAGGCGCGAGTGATGAACATCGCATGTTTCCAAAATGGGGTTGGACATCTGGATTATGTGCAATCCAATATGCCGCATTCCAATGTATATAGCGTCATAACGACAGAAGGGGCGAAACGTCAGCAAGATGGAGTCATCCGTGCGGGTATAGGAGAGACCTGGTTGGGCAAAAGTGCAGATGTACGTATCTCATCTCTAACGCCGATGGATCAAAATGAACCCATTCGTTTACAGGGGCTTTTGCAGCAGGCAGGATTTGGCTGTACAGTGTCGAATGAAATCGATAAGCTGATTTATAGGAAGTTGTTAATCAATGCTGTTATTAACCCTCTTACCGCAATATGGCGTATTCCTAACGGTGAGTTAATCACAAGGGAAGAGCGAATTAGGTTCATGCGTCAGCTGTATGATGAGGCATTGGCAGTATATGAAGGCAGCGGAATACTTATTGATGGGGATGTATGGGAACAAATTCTCTCCGTCTGTCGTTCTACAGCCTCGAATACATCCTCCATGCTGTCGGATGTTTTGCATGGACAACAAACGGAGGTGCAATCCATTAACGGGCAAATCGTAAGTATGGCGTGTCGGTGTGGCCTGTTTGCTCCGACGCATGAAGTACTGCTTCATCTGATTGAAGGTATGCAACCGGAAGGAGTGAGTTAA
- a CDS encoding DUF3397 domain-containing protein, producing MGFFIVLSILPFFPFILVYWIMYGWKKDKRVALSSAMDVTTLFLIFSVSALFNLTFDSNFGFYLTLILILIALGFIGGAQNRLKGKVDGGRMFRAVWRMAFVIMSFGYVLFTIFGLFRYFMKQM from the coding sequence ATGGGATTTTTTATTGTACTGAGCATACTGCCGTTCTTTCCGTTTATTCTTGTGTATTGGATCATGTACGGATGGAAGAAAGATAAGCGTGTGGCGTTGAGTTCGGCGATGGATGTAACAACCTTATTTCTTATTTTCTCAGTATCGGCGTTATTCAACTTAACATTTGATTCGAATTTTGGATTTTATTTAACACTTATACTCATACTAATAGCGCTTGGATTCATCGGAGGAGCACAAAATAGGCTCAAAGGTAAGGTCGATGGGGGTAGAATGTTCCGGGCCGTTTGGCGCATGGCTTTTGTCATAATGAGTTTTGGGTATGTTTTGTTTACTATATTTGGATTATTTAGATACTTCATGAAACAGATGTGA
- a CDS encoding ABC transporter substrate-binding protein: MKRKSLLVLLTLILAFGTVLAACGSKNEGTGNTDTGSATEGNGLAKDQVLKINLSAEPPTLDPAQAKDSQTNTVLKFLYEGLVRIDADGKEAPGVAKDWTISEDGLKYVFNLNPDAKWSNGDAITAEDFVRSWERALKPETASPYAYQLYYIKGAEGYNLSKDETYKGTKITDFSQVGVKATDEHTLEVTLENPTPYFLGLTAFYTYYPVHKSADTNDKFFTDYKNMIVNGPFTMDQYAKGQKIVVKKNEGYHAASDIKLSEINMSLTNSSASELQAYKSGQLDYTGAPNGEIPSDQIPSVKAELPDEFKATGIASTYYYQFNVNEAPFNNVKIRKAFAMAIERQLIVDKVTQGGQIPAFGFVPPGIRGENGEFRDEHKDDYFTENVEEAKKLLAEGMKEEGYTTLPAVTLIYNTSDGHAKIALAVADMWKKNLGVDVKTENQEWGVFLENRQNQNFQVARAGWSADYNDPYNFLEMWTTGNTNNDAKFSNEQFDKDVKETVKSADPATRMAAFADAEKVLIQDEMAVMPIYYYTNVSLTKPYLKGVQLDFSGAIDFTRAYLEEK; the protein is encoded by the coding sequence ATGAAAAGGAAAAGTCTATTAGTCCTTTTGACGCTGATTTTGGCGTTCGGTACCGTACTTGCAGCGTGCGGATCGAAAAACGAAGGCACAGGTAACACCGATACTGGTTCTGCAACCGAAGGAAATGGTCTTGCTAAAGATCAAGTCCTGAAAATTAACCTGTCAGCTGAACCTCCTACGTTAGACCCGGCTCAAGCAAAAGACAGCCAAACCAACACTGTTCTGAAATTCTTGTATGAAGGTCTTGTGCGTATCGACGCTGATGGTAAAGAAGCTCCAGGCGTTGCTAAAGACTGGACAATCTCCGAAGATGGTTTGAAATATGTTTTCAACCTGAACCCGGATGCAAAATGGAGCAACGGTGATGCAATCACTGCCGAAGACTTTGTACGTTCTTGGGAACGTGCGTTGAAACCGGAAACAGCTTCTCCATATGCTTACCAATTGTATTACATCAAAGGTGCTGAGGGTTACAACCTGAGCAAAGACGAAACATATAAAGGTACTAAAATCACAGACTTCTCTCAAGTAGGTGTTAAAGCTACTGATGAGCACACGCTGGAAGTAACGTTGGAAAACCCAACACCTTACTTCTTGGGTCTGACAGCATTCTACACGTACTACCCAGTACACAAGTCTGCTGACACGAATGACAAATTCTTCACAGACTACAAAAACATGATCGTTAACGGACCATTCACAATGGATCAATACGCTAAAGGTCAAAAAATCGTCGTGAAGAAAAACGAAGGCTACCATGCAGCTTCCGATATCAAATTGTCTGAAATCAACATGTCCCTGACAAACAGCAGTGCTTCTGAACTGCAAGCTTACAAATCAGGACAATTGGACTACACAGGCGCACCTAACGGTGAAATTCCTTCCGACCAAATTCCTTCTGTAAAAGCGGAATTGCCGGACGAGTTTAAAGCTACTGGTATTGCTAGTACGTACTACTACCAGTTCAACGTTAATGAAGCTCCATTTAACAACGTTAAAATCCGTAAAGCTTTTGCAATGGCTATTGAACGTCAATTGATTGTTGACAAAGTAACACAAGGTGGACAAATTCCAGCTTTCGGCTTTGTACCTCCAGGTATCCGCGGTGAAAACGGCGAATTCCGTGATGAGCACAAAGATGACTACTTCACTGAAAACGTAGAAGAAGCTAAGAAATTGCTTGCTGAAGGTATGAAAGAAGAAGGCTACACAACATTGCCTGCAGTAACATTGATCTATAACACTAGTGACGGTCACGCGAAAATCGCTCTTGCTGTTGCTGATATGTGGAAGAAAAACCTTGGTGTTGACGTGAAAACGGAAAACCAAGAGTGGGGCGTATTCCTTGAGAACCGTCAAAACCAAAACTTCCAAGTGGCTCGTGCAGGTTGGTCTGCGGACTACAACGATCCGTACAACTTCTTGGAAATGTGGACAACAGGCAACACAAACAACGATGCTAAATTCAGCAACGAACAGTTTGACAAAGATGTTAAAGAAACTGTAAAATCGGCTGATCCTGCTACACGTATGGCTGCTTTTGCTGATGCAGAGAAAGTCCTGATTCAAGATGAAATGGCAGTAATGCCAATCTATTACTACACTAATGTATCTTTGACTAAGCCTTACCTGAAAGGCGTACAACTTGATTTCAGTGGAGCGATTGACTTCACTCGTGCATATCTGGAAGAGAAATAA